One region of Myxocyprinus asiaticus isolate MX2 ecotype Aquarium Trade chromosome 38, UBuf_Myxa_2, whole genome shotgun sequence genomic DNA includes:
- the LOC127428948 gene encoding barH-like 1 homeobox protein, with translation MEASTTGSSFGIDSLLSHRPGSPVLAKGDSLVGECRSSLEFSPRSDLESGCSSPPSPRRECGEDAAQRQGHPLGLASHLQHGPISVGSQPRTVTSSFLIRDILADCKPLAACAPYSSNGQPTQETGRLASKIAEDYIEKIHSNSSSDSEYKVKEEGDREISSSRDSPHVRLKKPRKARTAFTDHQLAQLERSFERQKYLSVQDRMELAASLNLTDTQVKTWYQNRRTKWKRQTAVGLELLAEAGNYSALQRMFPSPYFYPQSLMSNLDPGAALFLYRGPSAPPPALQRPLVPRILLHGLQGANEPPPPPLPPLSGVLPRPTPPR, from the exons ATGGAAGCGTCCACCACCGGCTCCAGTTTTGGAATCGACTCCCTGCTATCCCACAGGCCCGGAAGCCCAGTCCTTGCAAAGGGGGACAGTTTGGTGGGGGAATGCCGTTCCTCACTGGAGTTCAGCCCCAGGTCAGACTTAGAGAGCGGTTGTTCTTCTCCTCCGTCCCCGAGGCGAGAGTGCGGTGAGGATGCGGCGCAGAGACAGGGTCACCCCCTCGGGCTTGCGTCCCATTTGCAGCACGGACCGATCTCCGTTGGATCGCAACCTCGGACTGTCACTTCATCCTTCTTAATAAGAGATATTCTGGCTGACTGTAAACCTTTAGCAGCTTGTGCACCTTACTCCAGTAACGGCCAGCCGACACAGGAGACAGGGAGGTTGGCATCCAAAATCGCAGAAGACTACATTGAAAAGATCCACAGTAACTCATCTTCAGACAGTGAATACAAAG TAAAAGAGGAGGGCGACAGGGAGATCTCGAGCAGCAGAGACAGCCCGCATGTCCGTCTGAAGAAGCCACGGAAAGCGCGGACAGCTTTCACTGACCATCAGCTCGCTCAGCTGGAGCGCAGTTTTGAGCGTCAGAAGTACCTGAGTGTGCAGGACAGGATGGAACTAGCAGCATCGCTCAACCTGACCGACACGCAGGTCAAAACCTGGTACCAGAACAGGAG gacaaagtgGAAGAGGCAAACGGCAGTCGGACTTGAATTGTTGGCGGAAGCTGGGAATTATTCTGCCCTGCAAAGGATGTTCCCCTCGCCGTATTTCTACCCTCAAAGCCTGATGTCGAATCTGGACCCTGGAGCAGCGCTCTtcttatacaggggaccttcggCGCCCCCGCCGGCGCTACAGCGTCCTCTCGTTCCCCGGATTCTCCTGCACGGTCTACAGGGCGCCAACGAGCCGCCGCCGCCGCCTCTGCCCCCCCTCTCCGGTGTGCTACCCAGACCGACACCACCACGATGA